The following proteins come from a genomic window of Flavobacterium crocinum:
- a CDS encoding ORF6N domain-containing protein translates to MLSEETISNKIYFIHSQNVMLDSDLASLYRVETKVLKQSVKRNISRFPEDFMFQLSQNEFNNLRSQIVTSSLRLTFTTRFEKKLEVANCDLET, encoded by the coding sequence TTGCTTTCTGAAGAAACAATTTCTAATAAAATATATTTTATCCATAGTCAAAACGTGATGCTAGATAGTGATTTAGCTTCACTATATAGAGTAGAAACAAAAGTTCTAAAACAATCTGTTAAACGAAATATTTCAAGATTTCCAGAAGATTTTATGTTTCAGTTATCGCAAAATGAATTTAATAACTTGAGGTCACAAATTGTGACCTCAAGTTTACGTTTAACTTTTACAACAAGATTTGAAAAAAAATTGGAGGTCGCAAATTGCGACCTTGAAACTTGA
- a CDS encoding UDP-glucuronic acid decarboxylase family protein, translating into MKRILITGAAGFLGSHLCDRFIKEGYFVIGMDNLITGDLKNIEHLFKLENFEFYHHDITKFVHIPGDLDYILHFASPASPIDYLKIPIQTLKVGSLGTHNLLGLARVKKARILIASTSEVYGDPLVHPQTEEYYGNVNTIGPRGVYDEAKRFQESITMAYHTFHGVETRIVRIFNTYGPRMRLNDGRVIPAFIGQALRGEDLTIFGDGMQTRSFCYVDDQVEGIFRLLHSDYVYPVNIGNPDEITIKDFAEEIIKLTGTNQKVVYHPLPINDPLQRQPDTTKAKELLGWEAKVNRAEGMKITYEYFKSLSPEELAKEEHKDFSSYIK; encoded by the coding sequence ATGAAAAGAATACTCATTACCGGAGCAGCAGGATTTTTAGGATCACATTTATGTGACAGATTCATTAAAGAAGGTTACTTTGTAATCGGAATGGATAATCTGATTACAGGAGATCTTAAAAATATTGAGCACTTATTCAAACTGGAAAATTTTGAATTCTACCATCATGATATTACCAAGTTTGTTCATATTCCTGGGGATTTAGATTATATTTTGCATTTTGCTTCTCCGGCAAGTCCGATAGATTATTTAAAAATCCCGATTCAGACTTTGAAAGTGGGGTCTTTAGGAACACACAATTTATTAGGATTAGCGAGAGTTAAAAAAGCCAGAATTTTGATAGCTTCAACATCTGAAGTTTATGGAGATCCGTTAGTGCATCCGCAGACAGAAGAATATTACGGAAACGTAAATACAATTGGGCCACGTGGAGTTTATGATGAAGCAAAACGTTTTCAGGAATCAATCACCATGGCGTATCATACATTTCATGGTGTAGAAACCAGAATTGTTCGAATTTTCAACACATACGGTCCAAGAATGAGATTAAACGACGGACGTGTAATTCCGGCTTTTATTGGTCAGGCTTTACGCGGAGAAGATTTAACCATTTTTGGAGACGGAATGCAAACGCGTTCTTTCTGTTATGTGGATGATCAGGTAGAAGGTATTTTCAGATTATTGCATTCTGATTATGTATATCCGGTTAACATTGGAAATCCGGACGAAATCACGATTAAAGATTTTGCAGAAGAAATCATCAAATTGACAGGAACAAACCAAAAAGTGGTTTATCATCCGTTGCCAATAAACGATCCATTACAACGCCAGCCAGATACAACAAAGGCAAAAGAATTATTAGGCTGGGAAGCTAAAGTTAATCGTGCAGAAGGAATGAAAATAACCTATGAGTATTTTAAATCATTATCTCCTGAAGAATTGGCAAAAGAAGAACACAAAGACTTTTCTAGTTATATAAAATAA
- a CDS encoding oligosaccharide flippase family protein has protein sequence MWPAISGNCDAISLCHFYIKKTYIFCFYQKYNFNLYLLEIKNQLSVLNLTSTYTVLKNISLSFGINFINLLFPLLLIPFYIKTFGIDIYGLIAVSMAFINIVSVLYDYSWYAFAPIEIQKVKNDTNLINQYISKIINCKIVVFLPSLLLLLAFILCSEIKYNLIFSFSLLVFLFSRSQNNLCFFIGLDKVFPYFIINSVVKIGCIALIFITLVQKEDYQFVFYYLGISDILIFIFSTLYLIKKCDFKYSLTVMPEVYKELVFGHKLFLTNLTICALMNSSTIILSIFFDNTVVGIYNVAEKIIMLCKQSISVLFQGVYFKACEIGILKIKQLNHFLKSVFWSYFLMYGFGGILLIVFPNLIISILSSEYTSSSSIYLIYLAPIPLISALNQSAYMSLLLHHKKNTYFNAHLYGLIINIILSFVLCHLMKVYGIVVSLILTEIFITAYLNSAIVKSDELNFFKNKID, from the coding sequence ATGTGGCCTGCCATAAGCGGGAATTGCGATGCTATATCCTTGTGTCATTTTTATATTAAAAAAACTTACATTTTCTGTTTTTATCAAAAATATAATTTTAATTTGTATTTGCTTGAAATAAAAAATCAACTTTCTGTTTTAAATTTAACATCAACTTATACAGTGCTTAAAAACATATCATTGAGCTTTGGAATAAATTTTATTAATTTATTATTTCCATTGCTATTAATTCCGTTTTATATCAAAACATTTGGAATTGACATTTACGGTTTAATCGCGGTATCAATGGCATTTATAAACATTGTCTCCGTTTTATATGATTATTCCTGGTATGCATTTGCACCGATAGAGATTCAGAAAGTAAAAAATGACACAAACTTAATCAACCAATATATTTCGAAAATCATTAATTGCAAGATTGTTGTATTTCTTCCGTCTTTGCTTTTATTGTTAGCTTTTATTTTATGTTCTGAAATAAAATACAATCTGATTTTTTCATTTTCTTTGTTGGTATTTCTGTTTTCAAGATCTCAAAATAACCTTTGTTTCTTTATCGGACTGGATAAAGTATTTCCGTATTTTATTATCAATTCTGTCGTAAAAATTGGCTGCATTGCACTGATTTTTATAACTCTTGTACAAAAAGAAGATTATCAGTTTGTTTTTTACTATCTGGGAATATCAGATATTCTTATTTTCATTTTTTCTACTTTATATTTAATTAAAAAGTGTGATTTTAAATATAGTTTGACTGTAATGCCTGAAGTTTACAAAGAACTTGTTTTTGGCCATAAATTGTTTTTAACCAACCTTACGATTTGTGCACTTATGAATTCAAGTACTATAATTTTAAGTATCTTTTTTGATAATACTGTTGTGGGAATTTATAATGTAGCAGAAAAAATTATTATGCTTTGCAAGCAATCAATAAGTGTATTGTTTCAAGGTGTTTATTTTAAGGCTTGTGAAATTGGAATCTTAAAAATTAAGCAACTTAATCATTTTCTAAAATCTGTTTTCTGGTCTTATTTTTTAATGTATGGTTTTGGAGGTATTTTATTAATCGTTTTTCCAAATCTCATTATTAGTATTTTAAGTTCTGAATATACCTCAAGTTCTTCTATCTATCTAATTTACCTTGCTCCAATTCCGCTTATTAGTGCATTAAATCAGTCTGCTTACATGTCATTGTTACTTCATCATAAAAAAAACACTTACTTTAATGCACATCTTTACGGACTGATTATAAATATAATTCTGTCGTTTGTTTTATGTCATTTAATGAAAGTATATGGTATTGTGGTTTCTTTAATTTTAACCGAAATATTTATAACTGCTTACCTGAATTCTGCTATAGTTAAAAGTGACGAGTTAAATTTTTTCAAGAATAAAATTGACTAA
- a CDS encoding glycosyltransferase family 2 protein, whose translation MTQGYSIAIPAYGRPHEFEDLLQSIYEMEMLPNEIIICEDFSKERAEIQAVAEKYQVIFNAKNVIVSYIENEKNLGYDANIRKLIDLALFKWVILIGNDDLFLKNGLTEIDNFCKRNQSIAMVSRPFIRFEKDINKPLGISRILPNEVIIGKNDSAKLIFRMCGFVGGLVINKEWAKKLATDKYDGTLFYQIYLAANAFCTTGIGYLANPSVGGRAGNPPLFGNSGKDGDFHIPGSYSAKGRASMWKGVLDIGKDVGNLYKIEIREELRQELMIRQSFHVFEMNVGVSKETLKELKSELKKLDLFDHWIPKTLYFLNITFGKNAYYVYYLTRKLMQ comes from the coding sequence ATGACACAAGGATATAGCATCGCAATTCCCGCTTATGGCAGGCCACATGAATTTGAAGATTTATTACAATCTATTTATGAAATGGAAATGCTGCCAAATGAAATTATAATTTGCGAAGATTTTTCAAAAGAAAGAGCCGAAATACAAGCTGTTGCAGAAAAGTATCAAGTCATTTTTAATGCTAAAAACGTGATTGTTTCTTATATAGAAAACGAAAAGAATTTAGGCTATGATGCCAATATTAGAAAACTAATTGATTTAGCCCTTTTCAAATGGGTTATATTAATTGGTAACGACGATTTGTTTTTGAAAAACGGGTTAACTGAAATTGACAACTTTTGTAAAAGAAATCAATCTATTGCAATGGTTTCAAGACCTTTTATTCGGTTTGAAAAAGACATAAATAAACCACTCGGTATTTCCAGAATTTTGCCAAATGAAGTTATTATCGGAAAAAATGATTCGGCTAAACTAATTTTCAGAATGTGTGGTTTTGTTGGAGGATTAGTTATTAATAAAGAATGGGCAAAAAAACTAGCTACAGATAAATATGATGGAACATTGTTTTATCAAATTTACCTTGCTGCAAATGCTTTTTGTACAACTGGAATTGGTTATTTAGCCAATCCTTCAGTAGGAGGACGAGCAGGAAATCCGCCATTGTTTGGAAATTCCGGCAAAGACGGAGACTTTCATATTCCCGGATCGTATTCAGCAAAAGGAAGAGCTTCAATGTGGAAAGGAGTTTTAGACATTGGAAAAGACGTTGGTAATTTATATAAAATTGAAATTCGGGAAGAGTTGCGACAAGAATTAATGATCAGACAGTCCTTCCACGTTTTTGAAATGAATGTTGGAGTTTCGAAAGAAACTTTAAAAGAACTCAAATCTGAATTAAAAAAGCTAGATTTGTTCGATCATTGGATTCCAAAAACTTTATATTTTCTAAATATCACTTTTGGTAAAAACGCCTATTACGTTTATTATCTTACAAGAAAATTAATGCAATAA
- a CDS encoding glycosyltransferase, with translation MKKALISDWYYVNGGAEKVIHSINSIWNDFDHFALIDFLNDEDRKFILNGKKAKTSFIQKLPTVKKNHRKFLQLFPIAIEQFDLSDYDLIISSSSAVAKGIKVEENQLHICYCHSPMRYAWDLREQYLKDAGLTKGLKGLYAKSVLDKIQKWDLSNSENVDYFIANSKHIAQRIKKTYNKESVVIYPPVDVDFFSLEETKEDYYLTASRLVPYKKTQLIVEAFNELPHLKLIVAGEGPELEKLQKVAKSNIEFVGFVENKKLRSLMQKAKGFVFAAEEDFGIIPVEAQACGTPVIALSKGGTLETVVDNETGIFFDEQSVQKIKEAVIHFGTKKFDSKAIRKHAVLFSKKRFEKEIKEFVEEKYKEHQGFLETR, from the coding sequence ATGAAAAAAGCCCTAATCAGCGATTGGTATTACGTAAACGGAGGAGCCGAAAAAGTAATTCATTCCATAAATTCAATTTGGAATGATTTCGATCATTTTGCGCTTATTGATTTTTTGAATGATGAAGATCGCAAGTTTATTTTAAACGGGAAAAAAGCCAAAACCAGCTTTATTCAAAAACTACCTACAGTAAAGAAAAACCATCGCAAATTTTTACAATTATTTCCAATTGCCATAGAACAGTTTGATTTAAGTGATTATGATCTCATAATCAGTTCTTCATCGGCAGTTGCAAAAGGAATAAAAGTAGAAGAAAACCAACTTCATATTTGTTATTGCCATTCGCCAATGCGTTATGCTTGGGATTTAAGAGAACAATATTTAAAAGATGCCGGATTAACCAAAGGTTTAAAAGGATTATATGCAAAATCGGTTTTAGATAAAATTCAGAAATGGGATCTTTCTAACTCTGAAAACGTTGATTATTTTATTGCCAATTCTAAGCACATTGCTCAAAGAATTAAAAAGACATACAACAAAGAATCAGTTGTAATTTATCCACCTGTAGATGTTGATTTTTTTAGTTTAGAAGAAACAAAAGAAGACTATTATTTAACAGCTTCCAGATTGGTTCCCTATAAAAAAACACAACTTATTGTAGAGGCCTTTAACGAATTACCACACTTAAAATTAATAGTTGCCGGAGAAGGGCCGGAATTAGAAAAACTCCAAAAAGTAGCTAAAAGCAATATAGAATTTGTCGGTTTCGTTGAAAATAAAAAATTGCGAAGTTTAATGCAAAAAGCAAAAGGTTTTGTTTTTGCAGCCGAAGAAGATTTTGGAATTATTCCCGTAGAAGCACAAGCTTGCGGAACTCCCGTAATTGCCTTATCCAAAGGAGGGACGTTGGAAACGGTTGTCGATAACGAAACTGGTATTTTTTTCGACGAACAATCTGTTCAGAAAATCAAAGAAGCTGTAATTCATTTTGGAACCAAAAAATTTGATTCAAAAGCGATACGTAAACATGCTGTTTTGTTTTCAAAAAAACGATTTGAGAAAGAAATAAAAGAGTTTGTTGAAGAAAAATATAAAGAACATCAAGGCTTTTTAGAAACAAGATAA
- a CDS encoding DUF6427 family protein, with the protein MITSVFKKSTPLNYSLVVILILVFFFMFQIKDPSWVTSYFLAFQKVSLLCFILASFFMINFIVKKNGLSKDNGYAIFFYLLFLLFFPTLFNNPNVIYANFFILLAVRRLISLQSLKASKEKIFDASFWIFVASLFQFWSVLFLVLVFISIVFHVSRDYRNWVLPFIALLAVAILFYMTSLILNIDAVAFFQERAVVDFRIDYFKNNYENGALSIYTAVALFFVTSMLMTLSNRPQIVHSSYKKVVAYFFIAALVYIISPNKSNDLLLFSIAPLTIMATSHVEYMQQKLNNEIVYYVLIVCSLFTFFSQL; encoded by the coding sequence ATGATAACAAGTGTTTTTAAAAAATCTACGCCATTAAATTATTCATTGGTTGTAATTTTAATACTGGTTTTCTTTTTTATGTTCCAAATTAAAGACCCAAGTTGGGTTACATCTTATTTTTTGGCTTTTCAAAAAGTGAGTTTGTTATGCTTTATTTTGGCTTCTTTTTTTATGATTAATTTTATTGTAAAAAAGAACGGACTCAGTAAAGACAACGGTTACGCGATATTTTTTTATTTATTGTTTCTTTTGTTTTTCCCAACCTTATTTAACAATCCAAATGTTATTTATGCGAACTTCTTTATTTTATTGGCAGTTCGAAGATTGATTTCGCTTCAATCGCTTAAAGCATCTAAAGAAAAAATATTCGATGCTTCATTTTGGATTTTTGTAGCTTCTTTATTTCAATTTTGGAGTGTACTTTTTTTAGTTTTGGTTTTTATATCGATAGTTTTTCATGTTTCCAGAGATTACAGAAACTGGGTTTTGCCTTTTATTGCTCTTTTAGCAGTAGCAATATTATTTTACATGACGTCTTTAATTTTGAATATCGATGCTGTAGCATTTTTTCAGGAAAGAGCCGTTGTTGATTTTAGAATTGATTATTTCAAGAATAATTATGAAAACGGAGCACTTTCCATTTATACTGCTGTAGCCTTGTTTTTTGTAACGTCAATGTTGATGACATTATCAAACAGGCCACAGATTGTACATTCTTCATACAAAAAAGTTGTAGCCTATTTTTTTATTGCTGCTTTGGTTTACATTATTTCACCAAATAAAAGTAATGATTTACTATTGTTCAGTATTGCACCATTGACAATAATGGCAACAAGCCATGTAGAATACATGCAACAAAAGCTGAACAACGAAATTGTATATTATGTATTGATTGTGTGTAGTTTATTTACTTTCTTTTCACAATTATAA
- a CDS encoding glycosyltransferase family 2 protein, with translation MNDLVSILTPTYNTEKFIKATIESVQNQTYNNWEMILVDDASIDQTVSVIEEFAQNDSRIKLFKLEKNSGNGFARNVALEKASGKYIAYLDSDDLWRSDKLEKQLQFLKEKNAPFTFSFYDSIDEEGNNLNRRVENPQPLIYKQLFFCNYVGNLTAIYDVEYFGKIKLESSEKRQDWRIWLTILKKIKTAEAIPEPLAFYRIRKDSISSSKFKLIRHNFGVYREFHGYNLIFSVLLMMRFLFTQLIIKPKYIKKI, from the coding sequence ATGAACGATTTAGTATCTATTCTTACACCAACATATAATACTGAAAAGTTCATTAAAGCAACTATAGAATCAGTTCAAAATCAAACCTATAATAATTGGGAAATGATTTTAGTTGATGATGCTTCTATAGATCAAACGGTTTCTGTTATCGAAGAATTTGCTCAAAATGATTCTCGAATTAAGTTATTTAAACTAGAAAAAAATTCAGGAAACGGTTTTGCCAGAAATGTAGCTTTAGAAAAAGCTTCCGGAAAATATATTGCTTATCTGGATTCTGATGATTTATGGCGCTCAGATAAATTAGAAAAACAGCTTCAGTTTTTAAAAGAAAAAAATGCTCCGTTTACTTTTAGTTTTTACGATTCTATTGATGAAGAAGGAAATAATTTAAACAGGAGAGTTGAAAATCCACAGCCGCTAATCTATAAACAATTGTTTTTCTGCAATTATGTTGGAAATCTCACAGCAATTTATGATGTGGAATATTTCGGAAAAATCAAATTGGAGTCTTCAGAAAAAAGGCAAGATTGGCGAATTTGGCTTACCATTTTAAAAAAGATAAAAACTGCAGAAGCCATTCCGGAACCTTTGGCATTTTACAGAATTAGAAAAGATTCTATTTCATCTTCAAAATTCAAATTGATCAGACACAACTTTGGTGTTTACAGGGAATTTCATGGATATAATCTCATTTTTTCTGTTTTATTGATGATGAGGTTTTTATTTACTCAATTGATTATCAAACCAAAATATATAAAGAAGATTTAA
- a CDS encoding type II toxin-antitoxin system RelE/ParE family toxin, translating into MIISFGSKETEKIWNGIVVKKPSIEIQQIGRRKLRMLNNSQNINDLKIPPSNRLEKLSGNLKDFYSIRINNQWRIIFAWENGNASNVEIIDYH; encoded by the coding sequence ATGATAATCTCATTTGGATCGAAAGAAACTGAAAAAATTTGGAATGGTATTGTGGTTAAAAAACCTTCAATTGAGATTCAACAAATTGGAAGAAGAAAACTCAGAATGCTGAACAATTCTCAAAATATCAACGATTTAAAAATTCCACCTTCCAATCGTTTAGAAAAACTAAGTGGAAACTTAAAAGATTTTTACAGCATTAGGATCAACAATCAATGGAGAATAATTTTTGCTTGGGAAAATGGGAATGCTTCCAATGTTGAAATTATTGATTATCACTAA
- the purD gene encoding phosphoribosylamine--glycine ligase, which yields MTILLLGSGGREHAFAWKMTQSPLCEKLFVVPGNAGTAAIAENVAISATDFEAVKALVLKENISLVVVGPEDPLVKGIYDYFKNDESLKHIPVIGPSQLGAQLEGSKEFAKEFLMKHNIPTAAYDSFTAETVEKGCEFLETLQPPYVLKADGLAAGKGVLIIQDLDEAKTELRNMLVHAKFGTASAKVVIEEFLDGIELSCFVLTDGKSYKILPTAKDYKRIGEGDTGLNTGGMGAVSPVPYVDAVLMEKIETRIVKPTIEGFQKDGIEYKGFVFIGLINVKGEPIVIEYNVRMGDPETEVVVPRLKSDLVELFLSVADQKLGDFNLEVDPRSATTVMVVSGGYPEDFEKGKVISGLENIEDSIVFHAGTKLDNGNVVTNGGRVIAITSYGDNFQEAVKKSYQNIDKLSFDKMYFRKDIGFDLI from the coding sequence ATGACAATTTTATTATTGGGATCAGGCGGAAGAGAGCATGCATTTGCATGGAAAATGACACAGAGTCCGCTTTGCGAAAAACTTTTTGTAGTACCTGGAAACGCAGGAACTGCAGCAATTGCTGAAAACGTTGCAATTTCTGCGACAGATTTTGAAGCAGTAAAAGCATTAGTACTTAAAGAAAATATAAGCTTAGTAGTCGTAGGGCCCGAAGATCCGTTGGTAAAAGGTATTTACGATTATTTTAAAAACGACGAAAGTTTAAAACATATTCCGGTTATCGGACCATCTCAATTAGGTGCGCAATTAGAAGGAAGTAAAGAATTTGCAAAAGAATTCCTGATGAAACATAACATTCCAACTGCAGCTTATGATAGTTTTACTGCCGAAACAGTTGAAAAAGGATGCGAGTTTTTAGAAACTTTACAACCTCCTTACGTTTTAAAAGCAGACGGATTAGCGGCTGGAAAAGGAGTTTTGATTATTCAGGATCTTGACGAAGCAAAAACTGAATTAAGAAACATGCTGGTTCATGCTAAATTTGGAACAGCAAGTGCAAAAGTTGTTATTGAAGAATTCTTGGACGGAATCGAATTGAGTTGTTTCGTTTTAACAGACGGAAAAAGCTATAAAATCCTTCCAACTGCAAAAGATTACAAGCGAATTGGAGAAGGAGATACAGGTTTAAACACAGGCGGAATGGGAGCAGTTTCTCCAGTTCCTTATGTAGATGCCGTTTTAATGGAAAAAATTGAAACTCGTATCGTAAAACCAACAATCGAAGGTTTCCAAAAAGACGGAATCGAATATAAAGGTTTTGTATTTATCGGTTTGATTAATGTAAAAGGAGAACCAATCGTTATTGAATACAATGTAAGAATGGGAGATCCTGAAACTGAAGTTGTAGTTCCGAGATTAAAATCTGATTTAGTTGAATTGTTCTTGTCTGTTGCAGATCAGAAATTAGGAGATTTCAATTTGGAAGTTGATCCAAGAAGTGCTACGACAGTTATGGTAGTTTCTGGCGGATATCCTGAAGATTTCGAAAAAGGAAAAGTTATTTCCGGATTAGAAAATATTGAAGATTCTATAGTTTTCCATGCAGGAACAAAATTAGATAACGGAAATGTTGTTACTAATGGAGGACGTGTAATTGCTATAACATCTTACGGAGATAATTTCCAGGAGGCCGTAAAAAAATCTTATCAAAACATAGATAAACTAAGCTTTGATAAGATGTATTTTAGAAAAGATATCGGTTTCGATCTTATTTAA
- a CDS encoding DUF6341 family protein, producing MKAFFEGIQYLFVNILFAPLDFLRHLELKTWFGANTINWIFMIICACAIAYWIKQLRIFDDAGTENQDTTAHSFLK from the coding sequence ATGAAAGCTTTTTTTGAAGGAATTCAATACCTATTCGTTAACATTTTGTTTGCTCCTCTTGACTTTTTACGTCATTTAGAATTAAAAACATGGTTTGGTGCAAACACTATTAACTGGATTTTCATGATCATCTGTGCATGCGCAATCGCTTACTGGATTAAACAATTACGTATTTTTGATGATGCCGGAACAGAAAACCAAGATACAACGGCTCACTCATTTTTAAAATAA
- a CDS encoding HigA family addiction module antitoxin — MEKLKNIHPGEILSEEFLIPLNITPYRLSKDLKIPQTRISEIIKGNRRITADTALRLSKYFGNSAKFWLGLQDDFDIEEEESNKSQELKSIKRYDLKEAV, encoded by the coding sequence ATGGAAAAATTAAAAAATATACATCCCGGCGAAATTTTATCAGAAGAATTTTTAATTCCTCTAAATATTACACCTTATCGTTTATCTAAAGATTTAAAAATTCCGCAGACAAGAATTTCTGAAATTATTAAAGGGAACCGCAGAATAACTGCTGATACTGCTTTGCGATTAAGCAAGTATTTTGGGAATTCTGCTAAATTTTGGCTCGGACTTCAAGACGATTTCGATATTGAAGAAGAAGAATCGAATAAAAGTCAGGAACTTAAATCAATTAAACGTTACGACTTAAAAGAAGCTGTTTAA
- a CDS encoding phenylacetate--CoA ligase family protein: MIRLFDFSLQLNGFPMKKASSELQKRIDVSEEKYSEFIELRKKEIVDFHLKNNSFYKALAKVDSYKNWSDLPILTKRNLQIPLNKRLSDTFTSKNVYINKTSGSSGDPMVFAKDKFSHAVTWADYKRLFSLHEIDFNYSFQARFYGMPLTFLANKKLRFKDFLSRRYRFNIFDLSDKGLEKITNQFQKKKFDYINGYTSNIVLLAKYLQQKNKILVEICPSLKVCVVTSEMLFEEDKILLERQLGVPVVNEYGSSEIGIIAFENPDGEWMVNSETLFVEILDENNLPVPHGNEGRIVVTSLDNKAHPFIRYEVGDYGILDEKSTLKKPILKKLIGRTSDVAVLPSGKKSPGMTFYSITKKLFEGEGNIKEFIIKQIEIDLFEIEYTSEKELSSTEIKNIEKEFSNYLEPNLKYIFIRKEKLERGKSGKLKQFISLVKK, encoded by the coding sequence ATGATTCGTCTTTTTGATTTTTCGCTTCAATTAAATGGTTTTCCAATGAAGAAAGCCAGCTCTGAATTGCAAAAAAGAATTGACGTTTCAGAAGAAAAGTATAGTGAATTTATTGAGCTTAGAAAAAAAGAAATTGTTGATTTTCATTTAAAAAACAACTCTTTTTACAAAGCTTTAGCCAAAGTGGATTCTTATAAAAATTGGTCTGATTTGCCTATTTTAACTAAACGAAATCTGCAAATACCTTTAAATAAAAGATTATCAGATACATTTACCTCTAAAAATGTTTACATAAACAAAACTTCCGGCTCTAGTGGCGATCCAATGGTTTTTGCAAAAGACAAATTTTCTCATGCTGTAACCTGGGCCGATTATAAACGCCTTTTTTCTTTGCATGAAATAGACTTCAACTATTCTTTTCAGGCACGATTTTATGGAATGCCTTTGACTTTTTTAGCTAACAAAAAATTACGATTCAAGGATTTCTTGAGCCGTCGATACCGTTTCAACATCTTTGACCTGTCTGACAAAGGATTGGAAAAAATTACAAATCAATTTCAAAAAAAGAAATTTGATTACATAAATGGCTATACAAGTAATATTGTTTTGCTGGCAAAATATTTACAGCAAAAAAATAAAATTCTTGTTGAAATTTGTCCTTCGTTAAAAGTTTGTGTTGTAACGTCTGAAATGTTATTTGAAGAGGATAAAATCTTATTAGAAAGACAATTAGGAGTTCCTGTTGTTAATGAATATGGTTCATCAGAAATAGGTATTATCGCTTTCGAAAATCCTGACGGGGAGTGGATGGTAAACTCTGAAACTCTTTTTGTTGAAATTTTAGACGAAAATAATCTGCCCGTTCCCCATGGAAATGAAGGAAGAATTGTAGTTACTAGTTTAGATAATAAAGCACACCCTTTTATTAGATATGAAGTTGGTGATTACGGAATTTTAGATGAAAAAAGTACTTTAAAAAAACCTATTCTGAAAAAGTTAATCGGCAGAACCAGCGATGTTGCTGTTTTACCAAGTGGTAAAAAATCTCCGGGAATGACTTTTTATTCTATTACAAAAAAGCTTTTTGAAGGTGAAGGAAATATAAAAGAGTTTATAATTAAACAGATTGAAATAGATCTTTTTGAAATAGAATATACTAGTGAAAAAGAGCTTTCTTCTACTGAAATAAAAAATATAGAAAAAGAGTTCTCAAACTATCTTGAACCCAATTTAAAGTACATCTTTATTAGAAAAGAAAAACTGGAGAGAGGCAAAAGTGGTAAACTGAAACAATTTATTTCACTAGTGAAAAAATAA